The Geobacillus genomosp. 3 genome segment ATGGGAACATTCGTATCATTTGAAATGCAAGAAAATGGAATTGCTATCGTGACATTAAACCGTCCGGAGGCAGCCAACGCGCTTTCAAGAGCGCTTCTTCTAGAGCTTGGCAACCTTTTGCAAGAAATCAAATTCCAAAAAGAGGTGCGTGTCGTCATTTTGACCGGAGCCGGGGACAAGGTGTTTTGCGCCGGCGCCGATTTGAAAGAGCGGGCAGGAATGAATGAAACGCAAGTGCGGCAGGCGGTCTCCTTGATCAGTAAAACGATCAACGAAGTGGAGAAAGTGCCGCAACCGGTCATCGCTGTCTTAAACGGCTCGGCGTTTGGCGGCGGGCTTGAGCTGGCACTGGCATGCGATATTCGTTTCGCTGCCGATGATATCCGGCTCGGGTTGACGGAAACGTCGCTTGGCATCATTCCGGGAGCGGGCGGCACGCAACGGCTGCCGCGTCTTGTCGGCATCGGAAAGGCGAAAGAGTTGATTTTTGCCGCGAAACGAATCACGGCCGAGGAAGCGGAACGAATTGGCCTTGTCGAGTATGTCGTACCGCGCGCTGAACTGATGGAGCGGGCGCTCGAATTGGCCCGGCAAATCGCTGAGAATGCGCCGATTGCCGTCCGCCAGGCGAAACGAGCGGTGCAAAGCGTGTTTAACGTCGACTTGGAGACCGGTTTGGCGATCGAGCAGCTCGCCTATGAGGCGACGATTCCGACAAAAGACCGGCTCGAAGGCTTGCAGGCATTTAAAGAAAGACGGAAACCGGTGTACAAAGGGGAGTAAAATGTCCCAACGCGGCCGGCCGAAACTCCGAGGAACGCGAAACGACCGCAAGCGCTTCAATGCCGCCTGAAACGGTGCGGCCTAACGCTGCGCTGATGGGGCTGTTTACGGGGCGGCCCATTGCGACATAGGCCGCCAAAGCGCCGCCCCAAAGAAGCCGGCCGCGATGCCAATGCTCTGAAACGGATTGGCGGGGCATGATGGTAGATGGGGAAATGCCGCCCGGGAAAACGGCGGAATGAACGAAGCAAGGAGGAGACAACATGGGGATGAAGGAAACGGCAAAAGAGCGCGCCGCGTTGGCCGCAGAACTCGAGAAGAGGGCGGCTGACATTAAAAAAGGCGGGGCGCCGAAATATCATGAAAAAAACGCCGCCCAAGGGAAGCTGTTTGTTCGCGACCGGTTGAATTTGTTGCTCGATCACGGACTGGAAGCGGAAGACGGATTGTTTGCCAACTGCCTCGCTGACGGTCTACCGGCTGACGGGGTGGTGACCGGCATCGGCAAAATCAACGGCCGGACTGTCTGTGTGATGGCGAACGATTCCACTGTCAAAGCCGGGTCTTGGGGAGCGCGTACAGTAGAAAAGATCATCCGCATTCAAGAGACGGCGGAAAAATTGCGCTGCCCGCTCATTTATTTGGTTGATTCCGCCGGAGCCCGCATTACCGACCAAATCGAAATGTTTCCCGGCCGGCGCGGGGCAGGGCGCATTTTTTACAATGAAGTGAAACTGTCGGGGAAAGTGCCGCAAGTGTGCTTGCTCTTTGGTCCGTCGGCGGCCGGCGGCGCTTATATTCCGGCGTTTTGTGACATCGTCATTATGGTCGAAGGCAATGCGTCGATGTATTTAGGCTCGCCGCGCATGGCGGAAATGGTGATCGGAGAAAAAGTAACGCTCGAAGAAATGGGCGGCGCCCGCATGCATTGCACCGTCTCCGGCTGCGGCGATGTGCTAGTAAAAACCGAGGAAGAGGCGATCGCCTATGCGCGCCGCTATTTATCGTATTTTCCGTCCAACTACAGCGAACAACCGCCGATTGCAGAAGCGAAGCCACCGAAATCATTTGACAAAACGATTGAAGATATTTTGCCGGTGAATCAAAATGCGCCGTTTAATATGTACGATTTAATTGAGCGGATCATTGACGAGGGGTCGTTTTGTGAAGTAAAAAGGCTGTTTGCGCCGGAAATCATTACCGGCTTGGCGCGCCTTAACGGCCGGCCGATCGGCATCATCGCCAATCAGCCGCGCGTCAAAGGCGGCGTATTGTTTCACGATTCGGCCGACAAGGCGGCGAAGTTCATCACCCTTTGCGATGCCTTCCACATTCCGCTTTTGTTCTTGGCTGACATTCCCGGCTTTATGATCGGGACGAAAGTCGAACGGGCGGGCATCATCCGCCACGGGGCGAAAATGATTGCCGCGATGTCGGAGGCGACGGTGCCCAAAATTTCAATCATCGTCCGTAAAGCATACGGCGCCGGATTGTACGCCATGGCCGGGCCGGCGTTTGAACCGGATTGCTGCCTCGCGTTTCCGAACGCCCAAATTGCGGTGATGGGACCGGAGGCGGCCGTCAACGCCGTCTATGCGAACAAAATCGCCGAATTGCCCCCGGAAGAGCGGCCGGCCTTTGTTGAGCAAAAACGGGAAGAATACCGGCGCGACATTGACATTTATCGTCTCGCCTCCGAGCTCGTCATCGACGGGATCGTCGCGCCCAACGATGTGCGCAATGAGCTCATCCGGCGGTTTGAGGCGTATACGTCCAAGTATATGATCTTTTCCGAACGAAAACATGGGGTATATCCGGTTTGAAAAAACTGGATGACCGTCCCCCTTGTCAAACAAGTAAAGATCGTGTATGATAATAATCACCAATCCGCTGCTGCGTTGTGCGTTGTAGAATGAAGTTTCAACCGATGGCAGTGAAAAGGGAGTTCTATATCGAAACCGGAATGCCATGCCTCTGATTCGTCAACGAGGACGGCAGGAACGTTTCTGCGAACACCCACCTAGTAGAGCGTGGTTGAGAAACTGCATTCAGCCGACGGCAACCGCGGCGCGGGTTCTCCAACGGAAACGGCAAAGGCGTCCATACGGGCGCCTTTTTTATTAGTGCAGCACCAGTCGCCGCCTTGTTTCAACAGGGCGGCGATGATTTTTTATGGAAAAGTGAAATCATATAGTTGATTTTCCTTATTGGCATGCTATAATCATATTTCGTGTACAAATAATTCTTATTGAAATTATTCGTGTTCCGTGATGAAAGGAGGGGGCAATATGGAAGGAATGAGCCGGGACATTATGTATGCCGTTTTTCGTACGCAAAAAGCGCTCTACCGCCTCATCCGTGAAGATGCTGCCCGCGTCGGGATTACGGAAGTGCAGCTGATGGTGCTGTATACATTGCTGAAAAAGGAATATATTCGCTTAAACGATCTAGCGGAGAAATTAAACTTGAGCAACAGCAACGTAAGCGGCACGGTCGACCGGCTTGTTGGCGCCGGCCTTGTCGTCCGGGAAACGTCGAAACAAGACCGGCGTGCTGTCATTTTGAGTTTGACAAAAAAAGGAAAAGAAACGGTGCTTGCCGCATTTGGCGAGCAGTCGGTGCTGCGCCGGCGGCTCCAGCGCATTCAGGAGCTCATTCCACCGGAAGAAATTGAGCAGTTTTTGCGGTTGCAAGATAAAGTGAAAACCATTTTACTCGGGGAGGAATAAACGGTGAACGTGAAGCGTTTGCTTGCTCTGAACATTTTCGTGCTCATTTTGCTTGTTGGTGGGGGATTTGCTGCGTATTACTATATCAATCAAACCGCGAACTATATAAAAACAGACAACGCCCGCATCGACGGCCAAATCATTCCGGTCGCTGCCCCGCTGTCTGGGAAGCTGACGTCCTGGTTAGGCACAACGGGAAAAACGTTCGCAGCTGGGGATCAAATTGGGGAAGTGTCGGACGGAAAACATACGGTCGCCATCACGGTGCCGCATCGAATGACGGTCGTGCAGCAAAATGCGGTCGAAGGTTCGTTTGTTGCTGCCGGGACGCCAATTGCGCGCGGATTTGATTTAAACGACTTATGGGTGACAGCGAACATTGAAGAAACGGATATAGAAGATGTGAAAGTCGGGCAAGATGTTGACATTTATGTGGATGCCTATCCGGATCGGAAGTTCAGCGGCAAAGTCGAGAAGCTTGGCTATGCAACAGCGAATATGTTCAGCTTGCTGCCAAGCTCGAACGCAACCGGCAACTACACAAAAGTGACCCAAGTCATTCCGGTGACGATTTCGATTGACAACTACAGCGGGGCCGGACTTGTGCCGGGCATGAACGTCACCGTTCGCATTCATAAGTAGGTGATCAGTGATGTCTACATTTGTCATTACCTATATCATCTTTGCCGTTTTCGTTCTGGCGGCCCTCAATATTGCGCTTCGCCGGCGCAAACCGGCTTCAGCTGCGGTTGAGACGCCAGGCGGTGCAAGGGCGGATGTGCGTCCAGCCGCCTCGTCCGGACAAAGTCAAGGTGGGCTTGGCGACATCGGCAGCCGCGGCAAAGTGGTGACGACCGTCATGCTTGGGGCGTTTGTCGCCATTTTGAACCAAACGCTGATCAACGTCGCCTTGCCTCATATGATGCAAGATTTCAACGTTGAGACATCAACGATTCAATGGCTCGTGACAGGATATATGCTTGTCAACGGCGTGCTCATTCCGATCAGCCCGTTTTTAATCGCCAAGTTTCCGGCGAAGACGTTGTTTGTTTCCGGCATGTCGTTTTTCACCATTGGCGCGTTTGTCTGTTCAATTGCCCCAACGTTTGCGATCATGCTCGCGGGGCGGCTGACGCAAGCGGTCGGGGCCGGCATTATTATGCAGCTCATGATGGTGATGATGTTGTCGATTTTCCCACCAGAACGCCGCGGGGTGGCGATGGGAACGGTCGGGATCGCCATGATGTTCGCGCCGGCGGTCGGACCGACGCTTTCCGGCTGGCTTGTTGAACATTATACGTGGCGTCTTTTGTTTTATGTTGTGTTGCCGATTGCCATTGTTGATCTCATCCTCGCCTCTCTTTGGCTGAAAAAAACACCGCGCCAAGGAAACCCGGTTCTCGATGTTCAAGGGGCGATCTACTCGACGATTGGATTCGGCGGCGTCTTATACGGGTTCAGCGAAGCCGGAAGTAAAGGATGGGGACAGGTGGAAGTCGCTGCCTCGCTTGTTGTTGGCTCTTTGTTTCTCGTTTTGTTCACATGGCGGTCGCTCCGTTCGGAGTATCCCGTGTTAAATTTCCGTGTGTTTCGCTATCCGGTATTCACGCTGTCAACGGTGATCGGTTCGGTCATTAATATGGCCATGTTTGCGGCGATGGTGCTGCTTCCGGTGTACTTGCAAAATTTGCGCGGCTTTACGCCGCTCGACGCCGGTTTGCTTATGCTGCCCGGGGCGATTGTAATGGCGATCATGTCACCCATTTCCGGTTGGGTGTTTGACCGCATCGGCGCGCGGGCTCTTGCCATTGTCGGATTGGTGATTACCGCTATTACGACATGGGAATTCAGCCAACTGACGATGGACACCCCATATAGTCATTTAATTTGGCTTTACATTTTCCGCATGTTCGGCATGTCCATGCTTGGGATGCCGATTATGACAGAAGGGTTAAACGCCTTGCCGCGTCATCTATACAGCCACGGTACGGCGATGGCGAACACGCTCCGGCAGGTGGCTGCGTCGCTCGGCACAGCGTTTTTAGTCACCGTCATGTCTAACCGGGCAAAATTTCATGTGGAAAATTACCGCAATGAAATGACAGAAAACAATCTGTTGTTTATGGATTTGGTCGGGCAACTGAAACAGGCGATTCCGAGCGACGAAGCGATCGCACAGCTGCTGTACGGGCTTGTCCAGCAGCGCGCGACGGTAGAAGGGATTAACGACGCCTTTTTCGTCGCGACCGGCTTGACAGTGTTGGCACTGATGCTCGCGTTCTTCTTAAAAGGAAAAAAACATAAATCGCCGTCGGCGTAAGCGAACGAAAGCGGCTTGACCGGCCGCTTTTTTTTTGCCGCTGCCGGCGTGGCGATAGACGAAAACAAACGGCCGTTTGCGAATTGTATAACCGCAGCGGATTTTCAGGGGGGATACAATAGTGGAGCCGCAAAGCAGGCAACAAGTGAGACAAACAAGACGAAGACAGCGTTGGCTGCGGATGTTGTGTGCGCTTGCTTTCGCTTTGGCCGTTGCCGTCGCCGCGCTCCATTGGATGATTGCCCGGCAAAACATTGCCGCGCTAAACAAACCGTTGCCGGCCGCGACGATCATTTATGATGAACACGGGCGTCCAGCGAGCAAGCTCGCGGCGGCGAATATCGAAGAAGTGTCGATCGAACGGGTGCCGGACCATTTCCTTCAGGCGATCGTCGCTGTGGAAGACCGCCGCTTTTACGAGCATAACGGCGTCGATTACTACGGATTTTTGCGCGCGATGTGGCGCAACATTCGCGCGCGGGCGTGGGTGGAAGGCGGCAGCACGATTACCCAGCAGTTGGCGAAAAACGTCTTTTTGACGAACGAAAAGACGTTGGTGCGCAAATGGAACGAATGGTTGATCGCGCAAAAAATCGAGCGCACGTACAGCAAACAAGAAATTTTAGAAATGTACATCAACCGTGTCTATTTCGGCGCGGGAGCGTGGGGAGTAGCGAGCGCGGCGAAAACGTATTTCGGCAAAGACGTTTCCGACTTGACGCTCAGCGAGTCAGCCATGTTGGCCGGTCTCGTGAAAGCGCCATCCGCCTTATCACCGCTCCGCCATTACGACAAGGCGGTCGCCCGGCGCAATGTCGTCTTGTCGCTTATGAAAGAACAAGGCTATATCGATGAACAAGAATGGGCCGCCGCGAAAAATGAGCGCATCGCCATTCAACAGGAACCGAAGCGCGATCCATACGCCGGGAAGTATCCGTATTATGTCGATGAGCTGATCCGCGAGGCGATTACGCGCTATGGGCTGACGCAAAGCGATGTCCTTTCCGGCGGACTGCGCATTTACACGGAGCTTGACCCCCGCATGCAGCAAGCGCTTGAAGCCGTGTATGCCGATGACTCGCTCTTTCCGTCAAGCCCGGACGGTGTGCTTGTGCAAAGCGGCGCCGTGCTGCTTGATCCGAAAACAGGCGGAGTGAAGGCGCTTGTTGGCGGCCGCGGCCGCCATGTGTTTCGCGGCTTTAACCGCGCCACCGAGCTTCGCCGCCAGCCCGGGTCGGCCATCAAACCGCTCGCGGTGTACACACCGGCGCTTGAACAAGGATACGAACCGTTTTCGCTGCTTAAAGACGAGCCGCTCAATCTTGGCGGCTACCGCCCGCAAAACTACGATCACACATACCGCGGCACGGTGACAATGTATGAAGCGGTCATTCATTCCCTCAACGTGCCGGCCGTCTGGCTGTTACATGAGATCGGCCTCGACAAAGGAATGGATGCGCTGCGCCGGTTCGGCTTGCCATTGGAAAAAGAGGACCGCCAGCTTGGCATTGCGCTCGGCGGCATGTCCCGCGGCGTCTCGCCGCTCGAGATGGCCGAAGCGTACGCGGTATTCGCGAACGACGGCGTCCGCCCGGACGGCCATCTCATTACGAAAATCGTCGACGCTTACGGTCATGAGGTGGCGGAATGGGAGCCGGAACGGGCGGTTGTGACGTCAAAGAAAACCGCCCAACAAATGACGGTTTTGCTTGAAGGCGTCATTCGTGAAGGAACCGGGAGACGGGCCGCCATCCCCGGCCGGGAGCTTGCCGGCAAAACTGGATCGACGGAAATGACGATTCCCGGCATCGATGGGGTGAAAGACCAATGGATGGTCGGCTATACGCCGCAGCTCGTCGGTGCGCTTTGGCTTGGCTACGACCGGCCGGATGGCACCCACTATTTGACGACAACGAGCGGGGAAACAGCGGCGGTCATTTTTCGCCACATCATGGAGAAGGCGCTGGTCGGTCAACCAGCCGCCCGCTTTTCATTGCCGCTTGTGAAAAAAGAGGAACAAAAACGCAAAAAGCATGATCAACCAACATCCGAATCCGCGCCGCCAAAGGCGAAAGAAAAGAAGGAAAAACCGCACCCGCCCGGCCATGAAAAAACCAAAAACAAAAAGGAGAAAAAAGGAAAAAGTAAGGAAAAAGGACATGGCGGCAAACATGACTAGCGATGGCCAACGGTGGTCTTCCCCTCTTTTTGCGCGCATATACATAAAGACAAGCGCATGAAAAAGGGGGGAGCGCCATGGCGTATTTCGGCTCGAAAGGATGGCTCGTGGCTGAGTTGAAAAAGGCAGGCATCACCCGTCATCCGGTCGGACGGAAAAAAATTGAGACATACAAGGCAACGGAGCTGTACGGGTTATACCGCAAGTATGTACAAAAGGCACGTTAAGCTGGACGGAACGATCCGGCTTCTTTTTTTGGGGCAACCTACAAGGGAAAGGAGGGAGGCGCACCCGTTGGTTGACAAGAGAGGGACCGCGCCGGAAGCGATGAAGAAAAAACGGTTTACGGTAGCAGAAGGGGAAACGATTGCCGCCTGTTTAGCGCGAATGAAGCAAGAAGGATACCGCCCGGTCCGGCGCATCGAGCAGCCGATTTTCCGCGAAGTGGAAACGAATGGCGAAACAACGGTCGAGCCGTGCGGGCGCATCATTGAGTTTGAGGCAGTGCGCGACGAGCCATAACGGGCGGTTGTTGGCTTCGCCATAGGCTGAAGGCACGGCCGCAAGTTCACCGGCCGCGGCGACAGGGGCGAAAGAATCCGCCAAAAAACCGGCCAAGAAGTTTTTTTCGATGGTCGCCGCCTATACAAAGCACGATATGGATCCGCCAAAAAAAAAACCGGAAAGGGGGTTCCTTTCCGGTCTAGCGGTGCGGCCATTCGCGCGTTTTCCTCGCCTCCCGGTGATCGCCGGTCGGGTTGCCGCTTGATGCTTCATAGCCAACTTGGTACACATAATGTTTCGGGGCGTGAATGACGTTATCCATCCGGTATTGATCTAGGTCGTCCTGGAATTGCCGCTTGCTTTCTTGTTCACTCATCGTTGCACCCCCTTACCGATATGGCCGGCCGCGTTTATTAGGGTGCGCCATCAAGGTGTGCTTTACTCAAAAGCCGTTGATCGTCATGCCGCCGTCGACAAACAGTGTTTGGCCGGTCATGTAGCTCGATGCATCAGAAGCGAGGAACACAGCCGGACCGACGAGCTCAGGCAGCTCGCCAATCCGCTTGAGCGGGGTGACGGCCAAAATGTCGTTGACATACGTTTCGTCTTCAAGCAGTGCTTTTGTCAGCGGTGTCCGGAAATACCATGGGCCGATGGCGTTAACACGTATACCGTAGCGCCCCCACTCAAACGCCAACACTTTCGTCATTTGGATGAGCGCCGCTTTGGTGGCCGCATACACGACGCCGGTGCGCAAGGCGACGTAGCCGGCGACAGAAGCCATGTTGATGATGTTTCCACCTTGCTCTTGTTCTTTCATCACGCGTCCGGCTTCTTGTGACACGAGAAACGCCGATTTTAAGTTCGTATTGATGATCGTCTCCCACTCATGGTCCGTCACATCCAAAGCCGGAGTGCGGATATTCATGCCGGCGTTGTTGACCACGATATCAAGCGAGCCGGCTTGTTGTTTGACGTCAGCGACCGCGTCGTGCACGGCTTCTCGGTCGGTGACATCAAGCGGATATATGTACGCATTTCGACCGAACCGTTCGATATGGCCTGCCGTTTCTTCCAAATCCGATTTCGTGCGGGCGATAAGCGCTACATCGGCTCCGGCTTCGGCAAACCCGATCGCGACCGCCCGGCCGATGCCGCGTCCGGCTCCGGTCACGAGCGCCGTTTTTCCATCTAAGCGAAACGAAGGCAAAAACATTGGAGTCTCCCCTTTCAGCATCATCGGTACATCCCCATGATAGCATGACCGACCGCTGCCGCCAATCGTTGGAATGAGCCTCTGGCAAGAAGCGGGAAGTGTACGTTGCAGACAGCGCCCCATCCCGTTACAATAAAAAGGAGAACAACATATAGACAAGGGGATGACACAATGATTCATTACACATGGGCGACCCGACCGACGGTCAAAAAGGTGAAATGCATCCATACCAACGCCGAAAAGTATATTGTCAACAACGTGTTAACGCCGGGAAACGTGTACGATGTCAAAAATGAAACAGAGGAATTTTATTTTGTCGTCGACAACAGCGGGAAAGTCGGCGGGTTTTACAAAGATTACTTTGAAGAAGTCAAGTGACCGCCCAAGCGGCGAAAAAAAAAACGGATGCGCGGCCACGCATCCGTTTTTTTCTCAGCCGGCGGCGCTCTGTTCCGAAGCCGGCGGCTGCACCCGGCCCGCGGGCAACGTGACCGTCAACGTCGTTCCTTTTTGAACGGCGCTTTCGATCGTCCACGTGCCGCCCATTTGCTCAATAATTTTGACGGCGACCATAGTGCCAAGGCCGGTTCCTTTTTCTTTTGTGCTGAAATACGGCTCGCCAAAGCGGCGCACTTGTTCTTTCGTCATGCCGATGCCGTTGTCGACAATCGTGATGACGACCGCCCCGCCTTGCCTATGCGCCGAAATGTGGAGCCGGCCGCCGTCCGGCATCGCTTCGATGCTGTTTTTCGCTAAATTGAGGAAGCACTGTTGAAAATATTGTACATTGCCGATGACGACACCATGTTTCAAGGAAGAGGAAATTTCGATCGAATGCATATGGGCGAGCGGCTGAATCATTTGGATGACTCTCTGCAGCTCAACGGCGACATCAATCGGTTCCGTCTTTTTTGGCGCCGGTTTGGCGAACGTCAAATAATCATGAATGATCGCTTCCGCTCGCTCGACTTCTTCTGAAGCGATGCGAATGTACCGCTCCTCCGTTTCGCGCGGCATCGGCCTAGTTTGCAACAGCTGGATGAATCCTTTCACGACCGTAAGCGGGTTGCGAATTTCATGCGAAATGCTGGCAGCAAGCTGACTGACGATCTCCATTTTTTCCATCTTCATCAGCTCCACCCGGGCGAGCTGCGCCTCATGGAGCGTCTCCATGACATAGGCGGCAAACATCATGACAAACGGCGGCATAAGAATGAAATAGACGATATACGGTTTCGTCACCGGAAAATCAGCGATGATGATGGCGACAAACGTTGTCAGCACCGCCAGCAAAAACGTCAGCCAAAGTGTAGTGAACAGCTTGGCAGGCCGGGGCAGCCGCTGAAACAGTGGCGAGACGGCCGACGCTGCCACGAACATAATGGCATAGACAACAACTGTGAGCGGCTGAAATCCGTACAAGATCGTGCGCGCCAGCATGGACACGGCAAAAAGCACCGCCCCAACCGCGCTGCCGCCATAGAGCGTTCCGAGCAAAAACGGAATTTGCCGGAAATCGTGGATGCACGTTGGATCCACGTAAATGGGAAATTTCATGCAGAGGACGGAGGCCAGCGCCATGCAAACGGCCAGCAGCGCCCGGCTGTACAACGGTTTGCGCTGAATCGCCGCACTATGGTCGTAAATGAAGGAAAAGGCGAACACCGTGACCAAAATGTAAAACAAATTGTTAAGGACGTGCTGGTTGATATAGAAACCTGCCATACAAAAAAATCTCCTAACTCAATGTGCATCATCGCCTCTCATTATATCGGAAAGAGAAGAAAAGAAAAATAGATTTGTTATGCCCGATCTTTTGGCAGCCAGACGGCTAGGGCGCCAAGGAGCGGCAGCGCGCTGCAAAGCCGCATGAGCGTGCCAAGCGACGATAAATCGGCGATTTTGCCAAGCACCACCGCCCCGAGCGCTCCCATGCCAAACGCCAAGCCGACAATGAGTCCGGACGCCATGCCGACATGGTTGGGCAGCAGCTCTTGGGCGTAGACGACAAACGTCGCAAAACTTAATGACAATACAAACCCGGCGATGAGCAAGATCGGCAGCGCCAACGAAAGCGGCACGTGCGGCAAGGCGAGCGCAAACGGCGCGGTGCCAAGCGTCGACCAGATGATCAAGTTTCGTTTGCCGAACCGGTCGGCGATCGGCCCACCGGCGAGCGTGCCGACCGCGCCGGCGATCATAAAAGCGAACAAGTACACTTGCGCCTCGCGCACCGAGATGTGGGCCGTTTCCATAAGATAGAACTGATAATAGTTCGAGATGCCGGCCGAGTACCACGAGCGGGCGAACACTAAAAAGACGAGCAGCACGAGCGCAAATATGACCGGCCGCCCGGAATCGGTGCGCTGCGCCGTCTTTTTTGTTTTGCCCGGCGTTGACGGGCTGCCAAGTTCATGCCCATACCATTGCGAGACGCGCCAAAGCAGAGCAATGCCTGCCGCCGCGGCGAGGGTAAACCACGCCGCACCCTTTTGGCCGAACGGTACGAAAACCAAGGCGGTGAACAATGGCGCCAACGCCCCCCCGGTATTGCCCCCGACTTGATAAATCGATTGGGCGAACGCCCGCCGCGCTCCGGCCGCCAAGTAGACGACGCGCGCCCCTTCCGGGTGGAAAACGGCCGAGCCAAGCCCGACGAGCAGCACGGATAACAAGACAAACCAAAAGTTCGGCGCCAGCGCGAGCCCGGCCATGCCAAGCAAACTCGCCGCCATGCCGAGCGGCAAAAAGCGCGGCGATGGCGTCCGGTCCGTCCATAAGCCGACGACCGGCTGCATGATCGATGACGTCATGTTTAAGGCGAACGCAATCCAACCGATTTGCGTATACGACAGCTCCATCGTCGACCGCAAAATCGGAAAGAGCGCCGGGATGACCGCCTGCATCGCATCGTTCAAAAAGTGGCCGAGGCTGATGGCGAACAAAATCGGGTAGACGGTCATGCCGACGGCGCCGGCTCGTTCCGAGTGAGCGTTCATGAAACCCCCCCGTTTCTGCATGAGTTCTCTGTTTTAATATTTTCATTATAATGGATTTTTTAACACTTTCAATTCCCTTCTTGCGGACGGTCGTTTGCATGACCGATATATGCGGCGGCCATCGTTGACAACCACTACTGATTCATCGGCCACTTCTCCTGTTTCCTCATTCATTTGGTAAGACATTGTAGTTAGTATGCTTTTTGGGAAATCAATCCATTTCCCGACGGAAAACGGATCATGCCGGCCATCGGGGACAATAACACCAAAAACGGCTTTGCCAAGGAGGGCGAGACGGTGAAATGGCTTCAACTCACTCTTGAGCTTGTCATCGGGTTTGTGCAGACGTACCAACCGGCTGCGGCGGTGCCGAACGGGTTAAAGGTGTAGCAAGCAGCAACGAATCCGGCAGATGCTGGATTCTTTTTTTATTTTGGAAAAAACCGTTGTTGTTTTTCTGTTTTAAGTGTACTATTAGTGATAGTACGGTAATGACAAAGGAAGGAGGAGGGGAGATGTTTGAGCTCGATTGGCGAAGCCGTCAGCCGATTTACGAGCAGCTGATGGAAAAAATGAAGGAAATGATCATTCGTGAGCTATGGCAGCCGCACGATCAGCTGCCATCCGTTCGAATGATGGCGAAACAGCTGATGGTCAATCCGAATACGATTCAAAAAGCGTACCGGGAACTGGAGCGCGACGGCTGGATTTATTCCGTTCCGGGAAAGGGAAGTTTCGTCGCGCCACGCCCGAAGCAGCCAAACACGGAGGCGATTGCCGCCGTTCGCGACCAAGTCATCCGCCTTGTTAAGGAAGCGCGGTTTTTAGGGGTGACGAACGAGCAGTTATGGCAATGGATTCAAGAAGGAGAGAAAGAGGGGGAGAGCGATGATTCAACTAAAGAACGTGACGAAAACGTTTGAGCGGTTTGCGGCCGTCAACGGCGCCGACATGACCGTGCCGAACGGGGCGATTTACGGGCTGCTGGGGCCGAACGGGGCCGGGAAGACGACGCTGTTGAAACTGATGGCCGGCATTCTCCGCCAGGACAGCGGAACGATTATGATCGATGGCGAAGATGTATGGGAAAACGTGCGCATCAAGCAACGGCTGTTGTTTTTGCCGGATTTTGTCTACTTTTTTCCGCACGCCACGATCCGGCAAATGGCCGCCTTTTACGAACGGATGTATCCGTCGTTCAGCCGCGCGCGGTT includes the following:
- a CDS encoding transglycosylase domain-containing protein produces the protein MEPQSRQQVRQTRRRQRWLRMLCALAFALAVAVAALHWMIARQNIAALNKPLPAATIIYDEHGRPASKLAAANIEEVSIERVPDHFLQAIVAVEDRRFYEHNGVDYYGFLRAMWRNIRARAWVEGGSTITQQLAKNVFLTNEKTLVRKWNEWLIAQKIERTYSKQEILEMYINRVYFGAGAWGVASAAKTYFGKDVSDLTLSESAMLAGLVKAPSALSPLRHYDKAVARRNVVLSLMKEQGYIDEQEWAAAKNERIAIQQEPKRDPYAGKYPYYVDELIREAITRYGLTQSDVLSGGLRIYTELDPRMQQALEAVYADDSLFPSSPDGVLVQSGAVLLDPKTGGVKALVGGRGRHVFRGFNRATELRRQPGSAIKPLAVYTPALEQGYEPFSLLKDEPLNLGGYRPQNYDHTYRGTVTMYEAVIHSLNVPAVWLLHEIGLDKGMDALRRFGLPLEKEDRQLGIALGGMSRGVSPLEMAEAYAVFANDGVRPDGHLITKIVDAYGHEVAEWEPERAVVTSKKTAQQMTVLLEGVIREGTGRRAAIPGRELAGKTGSTEMTIPGIDGVKDQWMVGYTPQLVGALWLGYDRPDGTHYLTTTSGETAAVIFRHIMEKALVGQPAARFSLPLVKKEEQKRKKHDQPTSESAPPKAKEKKEKPHPPGHEKTKNKKEKKGKSKEKGHGGKHD
- a CDS encoding DUF2639 domain-containing protein, coding for MAYFGSKGWLVAELKKAGITRHPVGRKKIETYKATELYGLYRKYVQKAR
- a CDS encoding NETI motif-containing protein is translated as MKKKRFTVAEGETIAACLARMKQEGYRPVRRIEQPIFREVETNGETTVEPCGRIIEFEAVRDEP
- a CDS encoding SDR family NAD(P)-dependent oxidoreductase — its product is MFLPSFRLDGKTALVTGAGRGIGRAVAIGFAEAGADVALIARTKSDLEETAGHIERFGRNAYIYPLDVTDREAVHDAVADVKQQAGSLDIVVNNAGMNIRTPALDVTDHEWETIINTNLKSAFLVSQEAGRVMKEQEQGGNIINMASVAGYVALRTGVVYAATKAALIQMTKVLAFEWGRYGIRVNAIGPWYFRTPLTKALLEDETYVNDILAVTPLKRIGELPELVGPAVFLASDASSYMTGQTLFVDGGMTINGF
- a CDS encoding DUF6501 family protein, with protein sequence MIHYTWATRPTVKKVKCIHTNAEKYIVNNVLTPGNVYDVKNETEEFYFVVDNSGKVGGFYKDYFEEVK
- a CDS encoding sensor histidine kinase, with translation MAGFYINQHVLNNLFYILVTVFAFSFIYDHSAAIQRKPLYSRALLAVCMALASVLCMKFPIYVDPTCIHDFRQIPFLLGTLYGGSAVGAVLFAVSMLARTILYGFQPLTVVVYAIMFVAASAVSPLFQRLPRPAKLFTTLWLTFLLAVLTTFVAIIIADFPVTKPYIVYFILMPPFVMMFAAYVMETLHEAQLARVELMKMEKMEIVSQLAASISHEIRNPLTVVKGFIQLLQTRPMPRETEERYIRIASEEVERAEAIIHDYLTFAKPAPKKTEPIDVAVELQRVIQMIQPLAHMHSIEISSSLKHGVVIGNVQYFQQCFLNLAKNSIEAMPDGGRLHISAHRQGGAVVITIVDNGIGMTKEQVRRFGEPYFSTKEKGTGLGTMVAVKIIEQMGGTWTIESAVQKGTTLTVTLPAGRVQPPASEQSAAG